One Fibrobacter sp. UWB16 DNA window includes the following coding sequences:
- a CDS encoding protein kinase translates to MFWNNLAETMDRVSRNLALRPNYTMEEYQRWFDHNPDFKHNGNAERIELIEPLSLVGTNQLYRAKLWMQHPRDEKRYDEKEIVVKICKYWAPPGKNRLHRLNMLLSAFQDEIRINNLVRATNIEGVVQTFGGGIAGRHPYLKLEFIKGCSLDRVIKPKLTDEELLQRVAQIAYLANTISQLHYYQIVHKDIKPKNLLLCQNPAHKNNHKILICDFGYAQAKMRESVTEGGGVFSPSYSAPELAQSSENITSAVDYFSFGAVMHEYLTGVKLYPKAKEIYTEEGRLITKRYMEYIENGRENVFNDERFPEIHDWIDALTTFDANERMKKSPNLFALAHKLREEVNAQGFRDVNTDFLWNQLNEYGKRSF, encoded by the coding sequence ATGTTCTGGAACAATTTGGCAGAAACGATGGACAGGGTCTCGCGCAATTTGGCGCTCCGACCGAACTACACCATGGAAGAATACCAGCGGTGGTTCGACCACAACCCTGACTTTAAGCACAACGGCAATGCAGAACGCATCGAGCTTATCGAGCCGCTTTCGCTCGTAGGCACAAACCAACTTTACCGCGCCAAGCTCTGGATGCAGCACCCGCGCGATGAAAAGCGCTACGACGAAAAAGAAATCGTCGTGAAAATCTGCAAGTACTGGGCTCCCCCAGGCAAGAACCGCCTGCACCGTTTGAACATGCTTCTAAGCGCGTTCCAAGACGAAATCCGCATCAACAACCTCGTCCGCGCCACAAACATCGAAGGCGTGGTGCAGACTTTTGGCGGAGGTATTGCGGGTCGCCACCCCTACCTCAAGCTAGAGTTTATCAAGGGTTGCTCGCTTGATAGAGTCATCAAGCCAAAGCTCACTGACGAAGAACTTTTGCAGCGCGTGGCTCAAATCGCCTACCTTGCAAACACCATCAGCCAGCTCCATTACTACCAAATTGTGCATAAGGACATCAAGCCCAAGAACTTGCTCCTGTGCCAGAATCCGGCGCACAAGAACAACCATAAAATACTGATTTGCGACTTTGGCTACGCACAGGCCAAGATGCGCGAATCCGTTACCGAAGGCGGCGGAGTCTTTTCACCTAGTTACAGCGCCCCCGAACTAGCCCAGTCCAGCGAAAACATTACATCCGCGGTAGACTACTTTAGTTTCGGCGCCGTGATGCACGAATACCTTACCGGCGTAAAGCTCTACCCCAAGGCGAAGGAAATCTACACCGAAGAAGGCCGCCTGATTACCAAGCGCTACATGGAATACATCGAGAACGGCCGCGAAAACGTGTTTAACGATGAACGTTTCCCGGAAATTCACGATTGGATCGATGCACTGACTACGTTTGACGCCAACGAACGCATGAAAAAGAGCCCGAACCTGTTCGCCCTCGCCCACAAGCTCCGCGAAGAGGTAAATGCCCAGGGATTCCGGGATGTAAACACCGATTTTCTGTGGAACCAGCTGAACGAATACGGAAAGCGCTCTTTTTAG
- a CDS encoding glycoside hydrolase family 9 protein, with protein sequence MHIYELSPILSAAVLLSAGVASAETKFFYNQVGYDVGQPISVIVKSDNLSDGAEFSVMSGETAVKTGKLSAGTNPDNWLNNGKFYVADLTGLTAGKYTLQVSENGQPQKSGEFTVGENALAANTLASVLNYFYDDRADDPTVEGWDKQMPVYKSDKKLDVHGGWYDASGDVSKYLSHLSYANYLNPQQIPLTVWSLAFASERIPALLASTSTKAKTADEAAYGADFLVRMLDEQGFFYMTVFDNWGSLMGKREICAFSGSDGIKSTDYQTAFREGGGMAIAGLASAARLQLKGDFTSEQYLAAAEKAYKHLSEKQGIGKSCAYCDDGKENIIDDYTALLAATELYAATKKQEYLEDAYDRAEHLSSRVSEDGYFWSDDAKTRPFWHASDAGLPLVALARYSEVVGAIDEDAGIEVHGQPFPYWACVTMIGGGCVNESIVNVRNAIKSHFDWLVKITNKVDNPFGYARQTYKTQDKIKDGFFIPHDNESNYWWQGEDARLASLSAAIMYAKRIIDGEYRNVTTSDVQKYATDQLDWILGKNPYATCMMYGKGTKNPKKYDGQSEYDATLEGGIANGITGKNQDGSGIAWTDDGVAAVGFDSLKESWQVWRWDEQWLPHSTWYLMALVERYDELTKPVKFSVGLSKSVVAAKFGMSLVDNTLSLRLPRSVVGKSIKILDVQGNVQMQKTAQSMNESLNVSTLKTGLYLVQIQGFSAKKFVVK encoded by the coding sequence ATGCATATATATGAGCTTTCCCCGATTTTGTCTGCCGCGGTTCTTTTGAGCGCGGGTGTTGCTTCTGCTGAAACCAAGTTTTTCTACAACCAGGTCGGTTATGATGTCGGTCAGCCGATTTCCGTGATCGTCAAGAGCGATAATCTTTCGGATGGTGCCGAATTTAGTGTGATGTCAGGCGAGACTGCGGTCAAGACAGGTAAGCTTTCGGCGGGTACGAATCCGGACAACTGGCTCAACAATGGCAAGTTTTATGTTGCTGATTTGACGGGCCTTACGGCAGGTAAGTACACGCTTCAGGTTTCTGAAAATGGTCAACCGCAGAAATCGGGCGAATTTACGGTGGGCGAAAACGCTTTGGCTGCAAATACGCTTGCGTCAGTGCTCAATTACTTCTATGATGATCGTGCAGATGACCCTACTGTTGAAGGCTGGGATAAGCAGATGCCGGTGTACAAGTCTGATAAAAAGCTCGATGTGCATGGCGGTTGGTACGATGCCAGCGGCGATGTCAGCAAATACTTGAGCCACCTTTCTTACGCGAACTACTTGAACCCGCAGCAGATTCCTTTGACGGTCTGGTCGCTTGCTTTTGCTTCGGAACGCATTCCGGCGTTGCTTGCATCGACTTCGACCAAGGCGAAAACGGCTGATGAAGCCGCTTACGGTGCGGACTTTTTGGTGCGCATGCTTGACGAACAGGGCTTTTTCTATATGACCGTGTTCGACAACTGGGGCTCGCTTATGGGCAAACGCGAAATTTGTGCGTTCTCCGGTTCCGATGGCATCAAGAGTACTGATTACCAGACGGCGTTCCGCGAAGGCGGTGGCATGGCAATAGCCGGTCTTGCAAGCGCAGCAAGGCTTCAGCTGAAGGGTGATTTTACGAGTGAACAGTATTTGGCTGCGGCTGAAAAAGCTTATAAGCATTTGTCCGAAAAACAGGGAATAGGCAAGTCTTGTGCTTACTGCGATGATGGCAAGGAAAACATTATCGACGATTATACGGCGCTCTTGGCGGCGACGGAACTTTATGCCGCTACAAAAAAACAGGAGTATCTGGAAGATGCTTATGACCGTGCCGAGCATTTATCTTCTCGTGTAAGTGAAGATGGCTATTTCTGGAGCGATGATGCAAAGACTCGTCCGTTCTGGCATGCAAGCGATGCGGGGCTTCCGTTGGTTGCCCTTGCTCGTTATAGTGAGGTTGTTGGCGCTATTGACGAAGATGCCGGCATAGAAGTTCATGGTCAGCCATTCCCTTATTGGGCTTGCGTTACTATGATTGGTGGTGGTTGCGTGAACGAATCTATCGTTAATGTTCGTAATGCCATTAAGTCTCATTTTGACTGGCTTGTTAAAATTACGAATAAGGTTGATAACCCGTTTGGTTATGCCCGCCAGACTTACAAGACTCAGGACAAAATAAAGGATGGATTCTTTATCCCGCACGATAACGAAAGTAATTATTGGTGGCAGGGTGAAGATGCTCGCCTTGCAAGTCTTTCTGCGGCGATAATGTACGCAAAACGCATTATTGACGGCGAATATAGGAATGTTACCACGAGTGATGTGCAAAAATATGCTACGGATCAGCTCGACTGGATTTTGGGCAAGAACCCGTATGCGACTTGCATGATGTATGGCAAGGGAACGAAGAACCCGAAAAAGTACGATGGTCAGTCTGAATATGATGCAACGCTTGAAGGCGGTATTGCAAACGGCATTACCGGCAAGAATCAGGATGGTTCAGGCATTGCTTGGACGGATGATGGTGTTGCTGCAGTGGGCTTTGATTCCTTGAAGGAATCTTGGCAGGTGTGGCGCTGGGATGAACAGTGGCTTCCGCATAGCACATGGTACTTGATGGCGCTTGTGGAACGCTATGATGAATTGACTAAGCCTGTGAAGTTCTCTGTTGGACTTTCGAAGTCTGTGGTTGCAGCGAAGTTCGGCATGTCGCTCGTAGACAACACGCTTTCGCTCCGTTTGCCGCGTTCTGTCGTGGGCAAGTCCATCAAGATTCTTGATGTGCAAGGCAATGTACAAATGCAAAAGACCGCTCAGAGCATGAATGAATCGCTCAACGTCAGCACACTCAAAACCGGACTTTACCTCGTGCAAATTCAAGGCTTTTCCGCCAAGAAGTTTGTTGTAAAGTAA
- a CDS encoding aldolase catalytic domain-containing protein, with translation MYYETIKVLDCTIRDGGLVNKHDFSLEFVRRLYTLLTAAGVDYMEMGYKNSPELFDPKEYGPWKFCDDDLLWKVKDGIDSKMKMAVMADVGRVNMDAVKPASESPYQMFRVASYVKNIDKGISMVNAFHDMGYETTLNIMAVSRDRGPELDEALHQVNEECKADVLYLVDSFGAFYQEDIDKELARYKGIVKNKKFGFHGHNNQQLAFSNTIQAIINHVDYLDGSVSGMGRGAGNCTTELLLGFLKNPKYDLRPVLDAIQELFLPLQSKYEWGYIIPQMITGMLNRHPQDAIAVRKTEEKDMYRKFYEHMIND, from the coding sequence ATGTACTACGAAACAATTAAAGTTCTCGACTGCACCATCCGCGATGGCGGTCTCGTCAACAAGCACGATTTTTCTCTTGAATTCGTGCGTAGATTGTACACCCTTCTCACAGCAGCCGGCGTAGACTACATGGAAATGGGTTACAAGAACTCCCCGGAACTCTTCGACCCGAAGGAATACGGCCCGTGGAAGTTCTGCGATGACGATTTGCTCTGGAAGGTCAAGGACGGCATCGATTCCAAGATGAAGATGGCCGTGATGGCTGACGTGGGCCGCGTCAACATGGATGCCGTGAAGCCCGCTTCCGAAAGCCCGTACCAGATGTTCCGCGTGGCAAGCTACGTCAAGAACATCGACAAGGGTATCAGCATGGTAAACGCCTTCCACGACATGGGCTACGAAACGACGCTCAACATCATGGCTGTGAGCCGCGACCGCGGTCCGGAACTTGACGAAGCCCTCCACCAGGTCAACGAAGAATGCAAGGCCGACGTGCTTTACCTCGTCGACAGCTTCGGCGCCTTCTACCAGGAAGACATCGACAAGGAACTCGCCCGCTACAAAGGCATCGTGAAAAACAAGAAGTTCGGTTTCCACGGTCACAACAACCAGCAGCTCGCTTTCTCCAACACGATCCAGGCCATCATCAACCACGTCGACTACCTCGATGGCTCCGTGTCCGGCATGGGCCGCGGCGCAGGCAACTGCACCACTGAACTCCTCCTCGGCTTCCTCAAGAATCCGAAGTACGACCTCCGCCCGGTTCTCGACGCCATCCAGGAACTCTTCTTGCCGTTGCAGAGCAAGTACGAATGGGGTTACATCATCCCGCAGATGATCACGGGTATGCTCAACCGCCATCCGCAAGACGCTATTGCCGTCCGCAAGACCGAAGAAAAGGACATGTACCGTAAGTTCTACGAACACATGATCAACGACTAA
- a CDS encoding fibro-slime domain-containing protein: MKLFKILAATAITFGASSVWADLIREDSTACSPTIHLKVPATWINAFISLGDTAIAFPKADANGWSTISLADKSITKNATKFFINNNSGRSCYKHACISPEGIYKSTIYEYFTCSTFKEDNAEVWIQEHPDPSKKNQIYMTYKEPVIHDFYVFVPNNQSWLIGNPIIEENGKPHEMYPDPSYLGWYIRRYIDEEIPSSVLIYHEGDEDKKEAIGMKGDGETKATPIPLVDFFELFSSEPDYSNALYFVADKEEASKLPAGNDGWYIKHPTSEGSNMRELIATIYDSDASLHGAFSCAPGWTMERERSGKSNYNACYYPTAKYSTTSVADTVVPCIGVTTGMVESSLDAKTKKLKLTAKGQKCFGDQADEAFAALFTATPGINESYYFAIPFYKNYYGKLEFDSDYQQSKGAKVPGGFYPAEVPPDDDMMLSERLPAAESKRRAEGPVFYCSDPSKNSKTPDGLRTIDATQKVPAYKLICNGPGWDKGIDCEGIYIKGGEFGMGNSLTPLGTEISEKIGVSWIEDGWGWSCAYDAPIDWLHYKDGTETPVLPQDQYGTPRWMSIELHNDSAESAILTTAGRNHHFCLESHATFKYRKGLNFSIVGNDDIWVYINNKLAVDVGGVHISAPGYVDVDKFLPSAKLGDVYDIDIYYCNRRNPTSTLQIATNMILEQSIISPDPYAIASRRTSSDFSQFRVAKTGTLEIAIITSKQNATRQYALIDMKGQVLSTGSLNSIETRVKVPTSGTYIVKVGHNYKKVNVR; this comes from the coding sequence ATGAAACTCTTTAAGATTCTAGCAGCAACTGCTATTACTTTTGGCGCATCCAGCGTTTGGGCAGACTTGATTCGCGAAGATAGCACAGCATGCTCGCCGACCATACACCTAAAGGTCCCTGCAACCTGGATAAACGCATTCATCAGTTTAGGTGATACGGCTATCGCATTCCCTAAAGCAGATGCTAACGGATGGTCCACGATTTCACTTGCAGACAAAAGCATCACAAAAAACGCCACCAAGTTTTTCATCAACAATAACAGTGGCAGAAGTTGCTATAAGCACGCTTGCATATCCCCCGAAGGCATCTACAAATCTACGATTTACGAGTATTTCACTTGCTCCACCTTCAAAGAAGACAACGCCGAAGTCTGGATCCAGGAGCATCCCGATCCGAGCAAAAAGAATCAAATCTACATGACGTACAAAGAACCGGTCATCCACGACTTTTACGTCTTTGTTCCGAACAACCAATCCTGGCTTATCGGAAACCCCATTATCGAAGAAAACGGCAAGCCTCACGAAATGTACCCAGATCCATCTTACCTTGGATGGTACATCAGACGCTACATTGACGAAGAAATTCCAAGCAGCGTTCTCATCTACCACGAAGGTGACGAGGATAAGAAAGAAGCTATCGGCATGAAGGGCGATGGGGAAACAAAAGCAACTCCGATTCCTTTAGTTGATTTTTTTGAACTATTTTCAAGCGAACCCGATTACAGCAATGCTCTGTATTTTGTCGCAGACAAGGAAGAAGCGTCAAAACTTCCGGCTGGCAACGATGGATGGTATATAAAGCATCCGACTTCAGAAGGGTCTAACATGCGCGAGTTAATCGCTACGATTTACGATTCCGATGCGTCATTGCACGGAGCATTTTCGTGCGCACCGGGGTGGACCATGGAAAGAGAAAGGTCCGGCAAATCCAACTACAACGCCTGCTATTATCCGACCGCAAAATATTCAACGACATCAGTTGCAGACACCGTAGTTCCATGCATCGGCGTAACCACCGGCATGGTCGAATCATCGCTTGATGCCAAAACCAAAAAGTTGAAGTTGACCGCCAAAGGCCAAAAATGCTTCGGAGACCAAGCAGACGAAGCCTTCGCCGCACTCTTCACTGCTACTCCAGGCATAAATGAAAGCTACTATTTTGCCATTCCATTCTATAAGAACTACTACGGCAAGCTAGAATTCGACTCAGACTATCAACAAAGTAAAGGAGCCAAAGTCCCTGGCGGTTTCTATCCCGCTGAAGTTCCGCCAGATGATGACATGATGTTGTCCGAACGCTTGCCAGCCGCCGAGAGCAAGCGCAGAGCCGAAGGTCCCGTATTCTACTGTTCTGACCCCTCAAAAAATTCAAAAACACCCGATGGTCTACGCACAATTGACGCTACACAAAAAGTTCCAGCATACAAACTTATTTGCAATGGTCCCGGTTGGGACAAAGGCATTGATTGCGAAGGCATTTACATAAAAGGCGGGGAATTTGGCATGGGCAATTCACTGACTCCTTTGGGCACGGAAATCTCCGAAAAAATTGGAGTTTCCTGGATTGAAGATGGTTGGGGATGGTCCTGCGCCTATGACGCACCGATTGATTGGTTGCATTACAAAGATGGTACAGAAACTCCTGTATTACCGCAAGATCAATATGGTACTCCTCGCTGGATGTCTATAGAGCTACACAATGATTCTGCCGAGAGTGCAATCTTAACTACTGCTGGGCGCAACCATCACTTCTGCCTTGAATCGCACGCCACATTCAAATACAGAAAAGGGTTGAACTTTAGCATTGTCGGAAATGACGACATCTGGGTTTACATCAACAACAAATTAGCGGTCGATGTCGGCGGCGTCCATATTTCGGCCCCCGGCTATGTCGATGTAGACAAGTTCTTGCCAAGTGCAAAATTGGGCGATGTTTACGACATCGACATTTACTACTGCAACCGTCGCAATCCGACAAGCACATTGCAAATCGCGACAAACATGATTTTGGAACAATCCATAATCAGTCCTGATCCATACGCTATTGCAAGTCGCAGAACAAGCTCTGATTTCAGCCAATTCCGCGTTGCTAAAACAGGAACGCTTGAAATTGCAATCATCACAAGCAAGCAAAATGCGACCAGGCAATATGCGCTCATAGACATGAAAGGTCAGGTACTTTCAACAGGTTCGTTGAACAGCATCGAGACTCGCGTGAAAGTTCCAACATCAGGAACATATATCGTCAAGGTCGGGCATAATTACAAGAAAGTCAATGTGAGATAA
- a CDS encoding aldo/keto reductase has translation MVLDEFYKLNNGQRIPKIALGTWQTPNDVAATAVATAIDAGYRHIDTAIAYENEAGVGAGLKAALKSTGIHRESIFITTKIPAEVKNYADTVRCIQESMDRLDAYHIDMMLIHAPRPWAEMGVPGGNYYYRENVDVWKALEEAYEAGKIRAIGVSNFDIDDLNNLLAGARVVPAVNQVRVHIGHVPTELIDFCEQVGILVEAYSPNATGRLLKVPEVCAMAERYHVSVPQLASRFVLQLGLLPIPKSVHEERIRQNAKLDFEINSNDMAALLEIDGL, from the coding sequence ATGGTACTCGACGAATTTTACAAGCTGAATAACGGGCAGCGAATCCCGAAAATTGCTTTGGGAACATGGCAAACCCCAAATGATGTGGCGGCAACTGCTGTTGCGACAGCTATTGATGCGGGCTATCGCCATATCGATACCGCAATCGCCTACGAAAACGAGGCGGGCGTGGGTGCGGGGCTTAAGGCGGCGTTAAAATCGACCGGAATCCACCGCGAAAGCATCTTTATCACCACGAAAATCCCTGCCGAAGTCAAGAATTACGCCGACACGGTGCGCTGTATTCAAGAATCGATGGACCGCTTGGATGCGTATCATATTGACATGATGCTAATACATGCCCCCCGTCCGTGGGCCGAAATGGGCGTTCCTGGCGGGAACTATTATTACCGTGAAAACGTAGATGTCTGGAAGGCTCTCGAAGAAGCTTACGAGGCTGGTAAAATTCGTGCGATTGGTGTCTCGAACTTTGATATCGACGACCTGAACAATTTGCTGGCGGGTGCACGTGTGGTGCCGGCGGTGAATCAGGTTCGCGTTCACATTGGACATGTGCCGACGGAACTCATTGACTTCTGCGAACAGGTCGGAATTTTGGTGGAAGCGTATTCGCCCAATGCGACGGGGCGCCTTTTGAAAGTGCCTGAAGTCTGTGCCATGGCGGAGAGGTACCATGTGTCGGTGCCGCAACTTGCAAGCCGGTTTGTGTTGCAACTTGGGCTTTTGCCAATCCCAAAATCCGTGCACGAAGAACGCATCCGGCAGAACGCCAAGCTTGATTTCGAAATCAATTCGAACGACATGGCCGCGCTTTTGGAAATTGATGGACTGTAA
- a CDS encoding cation diffusion facilitator family transporter produces the protein MTRVRKKDDSAEVRKVTWVGLGWNAALSVAKFVVGVVGNSQALVADAIHSASDFVTDVAVIVGSHFWNSPPDAEHPYGHRRFETLITIGIGLAVAAVGIGIGYKAVLALLAGEASHPETSVAVMAFASIVVKEILFRYTRNAGRKIRSQVLEANAWHHRSDSFSSIPVLVAVVFAILLPQLWFADSVGALVVAFFVIHSAIEIAAPGLRQLVDRGANPDVLGKLRSVALSHPKVISLHGLRSRYVGSDLHVDVHIVVDDQMTLKDAHDVAEEVEQLLIDSNENVVDALVHIDPYNANRAAQGEIKTIEK, from the coding sequence ATGACTCGCGTACGCAAAAAAGACGATAGTGCAGAAGTCCGCAAAGTGACTTGGGTGGGGCTTGGCTGGAACGCCGCGCTCTCTGTTGCCAAGTTTGTTGTGGGTGTGGTGGGGAACTCCCAGGCGCTCGTTGCAGATGCTATCCATAGTGCATCTGATTTTGTGACCGATGTCGCCGTGATTGTTGGCAGTCACTTTTGGAACTCGCCACCGGATGCCGAGCACCCTTACGGGCATAGGCGATTTGAAACGCTTATTACGATTGGCATTGGCCTTGCCGTTGCTGCCGTGGGTATTGGCATTGGATATAAGGCCGTCCTTGCGCTGTTGGCGGGTGAGGCATCGCACCCGGAAACGTCCGTTGCGGTGATGGCTTTTGCTTCCATTGTCGTAAAAGAAATTCTCTTCCGCTATACGCGAAATGCCGGGCGAAAAATCCGCAGCCAGGTGCTTGAGGCAAATGCTTGGCACCACCGTAGCGACTCTTTTAGCTCGATTCCTGTGCTCGTAGCAGTCGTTTTTGCCATTTTGCTCCCGCAGCTTTGGTTTGCGGATTCTGTCGGTGCGCTTGTCGTTGCGTTTTTCGTGATTCATTCAGCGATTGAAATTGCGGCTCCGGGGCTTCGGCAGCTTGTAGACCGTGGCGCAAACCCCGATGTCCTGGGCAAGCTTCGAAGCGTGGCGCTTTCGCACCCGAAGGTCATCAGTTTGCATGGGCTCCGTTCCCGCTACGTCGGGAGTGACCTGCATGTGGACGTGCATATCGTGGTCGATGACCAGATGACGCTGAAAGATGCTCATGATGTTGCCGAAGAGGTCGAACAGCTGCTCATCGATTCGAACGAAAACGTCGTCGATGCGCTTGTGCACATAGACCCCTACAACGCCAATCGCGCCGCTCAGGGCGAAATCAAGACTATAGAGAAATAG
- a CDS encoding efflux RND transporter periplasmic adaptor subunit yields the protein MKKLLKIIIVIAVLAGVALGVKSFFFNGDATSQAGALISTKVVTDTIKTTISATGSLEPVDQVEVGTQVSGDIAKINVDFNSKVKKGQVIAELDKSKLQSTLKQTTISYKSAENDLNYKQSTYDRIKKLAESKSASAVELEQAEYNLNAAKLAVEQRKNEVAQAKLNLSYATIKSPIDGVVLKRAVDVGQTVAASMSTPTLFVIAKDLSQMKVMAAVDEADIGQVKQGQRVTFTVDAFQNETFNGTVQEVRLNPTTTSNVVTYTVVITAENPEQKLLPGMTATCTIVTQEITDAITIPVKALKFTPAAGTPMMDPKDMPRPERPKTAEAGDNFPPPPPGMGPGGAPSTGAKKKHKKPKLEGDHVWISINGKAAPRRVKIGLSDGVNVQILKGLSVGDSVVTSQETVSAKGSSEPNAKSPFMPQRPGKKKK from the coding sequence ATGAAAAAACTCTTGAAAATCATCATCGTTATCGCCGTTTTGGCAGGGGTCGCCCTCGGCGTCAAGTCATTCTTCTTTAACGGAGATGCCACAAGCCAGGCTGGCGCCCTCATCAGCACCAAGGTGGTGACAGACACCATCAAGACAACAATCTCGGCAACGGGTTCGTTAGAGCCGGTAGACCAGGTGGAAGTCGGTACGCAGGTTTCTGGCGATATCGCCAAGATTAACGTTGATTTCAATTCCAAGGTCAAGAAAGGCCAAGTCATTGCCGAACTTGACAAATCCAAGTTGCAGTCGACTTTAAAGCAGACGACAATCTCTTACAAGAGCGCCGAAAACGACTTGAATTACAAACAAAGCACATACGACCGCATCAAGAAGCTCGCCGAAAGCAAGAGCGCAAGTGCGGTCGAACTGGAACAGGCTGAGTACAACCTAAACGCAGCAAAGCTCGCCGTGGAACAGCGCAAGAACGAAGTCGCCCAGGCAAAACTGAATTTGAGCTACGCCACCATCAAGAGCCCGATTGACGGCGTTGTGCTGAAACGAGCGGTGGATGTCGGCCAAACCGTTGCCGCCTCCATGAGCACGCCGACATTGTTCGTCATCGCAAAGGATTTGAGCCAGATGAAAGTCATGGCCGCCGTAGACGAAGCTGACATTGGTCAAGTGAAGCAAGGCCAGCGAGTCACGTTCACGGTCGATGCCTTCCAGAACGAAACGTTTAACGGAACCGTGCAAGAAGTTCGACTGAACCCGACGACCACGAGCAACGTGGTAACTTATACCGTCGTGATTACCGCAGAGAATCCGGAACAGAAGCTCTTGCCGGGCATGACCGCCACCTGCACCATTGTCACGCAAGAAATTACGGACGCCATTACGATTCCGGTCAAGGCGCTCAAGTTTACACCTGCAGCAGGAACCCCGATGATGGATCCGAAAGATATGCCACGTCCGGAACGTCCGAAGACTGCCGAAGCTGGCGACAACTTCCCGCCCCCGCCTCCTGGCATGGGACCGGGTGGTGCTCCAAGCACAGGCGCCAAGAAAAAGCACAAGAAGCCAAAACTTGAAGGCGACCACGTGTGGATCAGCATTAATGGCAAAGCCGCTCCGCGTCGCGTAAAGATTGGTCTTAGCGATGGCGTGAACGTCCAGATTCTCAAGGGACTGAGCGTCGGAGATTCCGTGGTCACAAGTCAAGAAACGGTTTCGGCAAAGGGTTCAAGCGAACCAAACGCCAAAAGCCCCTTCATGCCGCAGAGACCCGGGAAAAAGAAAAAATAA
- a CDS encoding A24 family peptidase, which translates to MQEIPLWYWLIVFFGLGACVGSFYNVIVYRMPRGISLINPPSHCPLCKKRIPIRYNLPIVGWLWLRGKSACCKQPISIIYPIGEGLCGLLGALALYAAAGFGTDFSRPVLSPEVWADAAALFWLLLGAYPVCAVDCKYKLIPDSISVGGIVAGLLISLVPGGITPLQSLIGAVVAGGGLYLLGWIATKVLKKDAMGFGDVKLLAGYGALMGVTGAVETLLVAALLGIVVMVPYGMLAAKKAAQNKNSEEAGQIPFGPFLAIAAPIIYLWGSTLLDAYLKYVLE; encoded by the coding sequence ATGCAAGAAATTCCACTTTGGTACTGGTTAATTGTGTTTTTTGGCCTTGGCGCCTGCGTCGGGAGCTTCTATAACGTCATTGTTTACCGTATGCCGCGCGGAATTTCCCTGATCAACCCGCCTTCGCACTGCCCGCTTTGCAAAAAGAGGATCCCGATCCGCTACAATTTGCCGATTGTGGGCTGGCTCTGGCTACGTGGCAAAAGCGCTTGCTGCAAACAGCCGATTAGCATCATTTACCCGATTGGCGAAGGCCTTTGCGGCTTGCTCGGGGCGCTTGCGCTTTATGCGGCGGCAGGCTTTGGGACGGATTTTTCTCGACCGGTCTTGTCGCCTGAGGTTTGGGCCGATGCCGCGGCGTTGTTCTGGCTTTTGCTTGGTGCTTACCCCGTTTGTGCTGTTGACTGCAAGTACAAGCTGATTCCCGATTCTATCTCGGTCGGCGGGATTGTCGCTGGTTTATTGATTTCGCTCGTGCCGGGTGGCATAACGCCTCTCCAGAGCTTGATTGGGGCTGTTGTTGCTGGCGGCGGGCTTTATCTGCTCGGCTGGATTGCAACAAAAGTGCTCAAGAAAGATGCAATGGGTTTTGGTGATGTCAAGCTGTTGGCTGGCTATGGTGCGCTTATGGGCGTGACGGGCGCTGTGGAAACGCTTTTAGTGGCTGCTCTGCTTGGCATTGTGGTGATGGTCCCGTACGGGATGCTTGCTGCGAAAAAAGCGGCCCAAAATAAGAATAGCGAGGAAGCCGGGCAAATTCCTTTCGGACCGTTCCTCGCCATTGCTGCCCCGATTATTTATCTCTGGGGCTCAACGCTTTTGGACGCTTATTTAAAGTACGTTCTAGAGTAA